AGCATGACGCCGATCCTCGAAGGCTACGGTCTGGAAAACAGCGGCGTGAAGATCGAAAAAGGCTGCCTCGCCGTGGACGCGCAGATGCGCGCCTCCGTCGACGGCGTCTGGGCCATCGGCGACTGTACCGGCGGCGCCATGCTGGCGCACCTGGCCGAGTATCAGGCGCTGGCGGCCGTCAGCAGCATGACCGGCGGCGAGTACGCCGTCAACCTCGACGCCCTGCCCGCCTGCGTCTTCATTGAGCCGGAAGTCGGCACCGTCGGCCTTACCGAGGAAGAAGCCAAATCCCGCGGCATCGATTACGTGACCTCGCGCGCCTACTTCGCCGCCAACGGCATGGCGCTGGCCATGGGGGAGGGCGACGGCTTCGTCAAAGTCGTTGCGCGCAAGGCCGACGGCGTGCTGCTGGGCGTGCACATCATGGGGCCGGAAGCGGCGTCGCTGCTGGGCGAAGCGGCGCTGGCCGTGTCCAAGGGGCTGACCGCGCGCGACGTGGCCTATTCCATCCACGCGCATCCCACGTTGTGCGAGTGCTTCCGCGACGCCTGCCTGAGGATCGTCGAGGGCTAAGATGACGCCGAACGTCCCGCTGCTGTTGCTGCCGGGACTGGCCGGCGGCGCGGACTGCTGGGGCCAGCCGTTCCTCGCCGCCCTGCGGCGGGCCGGCGCGACCCCGCTGCTTTACGCGCCGCCGCGGGATTATTCGTTCGCCCGCGCCGTCGCCGCGGCCGCCGCGCAGATCGAACGGCGCGGCGCTCCCTGCGCCGTGCTGGGCTGGTCCATGGGCGCGGAAGTCGCCCTGCGTCTGGCGCTGGAACGCCCGGAGCTTGTCGCCTCGCTCGTGCTGTGCGCCGCCTGCGCCGACCAACCGGCGTCGGCGCAGCGGAACGCCGCGCTGCGCGAACTGCTCGAAGCGCCGTGGCCGCGCTGGCACAAACTGCTGATGCGGGCCGTCATGCCCCAGTTCCTGCGTGAGCGCCCCGCCGCGGCGCTGAACTTTATGCGCCTGACGGCCGCGCGCCGGACGCCGGACGACGCGCTCCTGTGGAACGCCCAGCGCGAAGCGCTGAAAGCCGCGCCCCCGCTGAACCCCGTCCTGCCGCGAATCAAACAGCCGGCGCTGGTCTGCGCCGGGGAACACGATCTCCTGTTCCCGCCGGAAGAAGTCGAAAAACTCGCCGCCGCCCTGCCGGACGCGCGCTTCCGCCTCTTCCCAGCCGGTCACGCCGTCATGTACGACTGCCCCGAAGAATTGGCCCAAACGATCGCCGCGTTCTTGGCCGCTGTGGTATGATCGATGGTATCATGAAAGCGCAAAACGCCGGAAGGAAGAGGGGACGCAAGGATGAACGACGTTGACGAAAAAAGCCTGCGCAACGCCCGCCGTCTTTATGAGAGCGGTGACGTCGATCATGTCGAGGTCGGTACCGTCGCGGGGCTGCGGCGGATCCACGAGGCCCTGTTCGGCGGGTTGTACGATTTCGCCGGGCAGATCCGCACGTGCAACATTTCCAGGGGCAATTTCCGCTTCGCCAACTGTCTTTATTTGCAAGAAGCGCTCCGCGCCATTGAAAAAATGCCCGAAAACTCTTTCGAAGAGATCGTCGCCAAGTACGTGGAGATGAACGTCGCTCACCCGTTTATGGAGGGCAACGGGCGCGCCATGCGCATCTGGCTCGATCTGATGCTCAGGAAAAAACTGCGCCGCGTCGTCGACTGGCAGAACGTCGACAAAGCCCTCTATCTTCAGGCCATGGAGCGCAGCCCCGTCAACGACTTGGAGCTGCGCTGCCTCCTTCTGCCCAACCTTACCGATCGCATCGACGACCGCGAAGTCATCTTCAAGGGCCTCGAACAGTCCTACTGGTACGAAGGGCATCGTCGTTAAAAAACGTCTCGCGCCGGACATTCGCGAATGTCCGGCGCGAGACGTTTTTTTGTTCTTTGACGACGCGGATATTACGCTACCGACGCCGGCGGCACGACGACGGGCTTGGCCTTGGAATTGTTGATGGCGTGCACGGGGCACTTGGAGGCGCAGAGGCCGCAGTTGATGCAGTTGCTCGGGTCGATGACGGCGAGAGCGCCTTTCATGGAGATGGTCTGCTTGGGACAGACTTTCACGCACATCTGGCAGCCGATGCAGCCGATCGTGCAGACTTTGCGCACGAAAGCGCCGGGCATGGGGTTGCTGCAGGCGACGTGGACCGTTTTCTTTTTGGGGACCATGGCGATGATGCCGCGCGGGCAGGCTTCGACGCAGGCTTTACAGCCCACGCACTTGTCGCGGTCGACTTTGGCGACGCCGTTTATGACGTGGATGGCGTCGAACTTGCAGGCTTTGACGCAGGTGCCGAAACCCATGCAGGCGAAAGCGCAGGAGGTGGGGCCGCGCCCCGGCACGACGGAAGCGCTCTGGCAGTCGCCGATGCCCAGATAAACGCAGTCTTTGTGTGTCTTGTCGAAGATCCCCTGGCAGCGCACGAAGGCGACTTCGGGCTCGGCGCCATCGGCGGAGACGCCCATGATCTCGGCGATTTTTTCCGCCACGGGGGCGCCGCCGACGACGCACTTGTTCAGCGCGCAGGCGCCGAGGACGCAGCCTTCGGCGTAGCCGTCGCAGCCGGGATAGCCGCAGCCGCCGCAATTGGCGCCGGGAAGCGCGGCGCGGATCTTGATCTGGCGCGGATCGACGGCGACGGCGAACTTTTTGGAAGCGAAGGCGAGCAGGCAGCCGAAGACGACGCCCAGCCCGCCCATGACGAACATGGGGTAAACGATGGCAGTCATGGCTGTCACCTACTTGACCAGGCCGCTGAAGCCCATGAAGGCGATGGACATCAGCCCGGCGGTGATGAGCGCGATCGGCAGGCCGCGCATGCAGCGGGGCATTTCCGCGTTCAGCTCGATCTTCTCGCGGATGCCGGCCATCATCACGATCGCCAGCATGTAGCCGACGGCGGTGCCGAAGGCGTTGACGACGGCGGTGAGCAGGTCGTACTTCTCGTTCATGTTGATCACGGCCACGCCGAGCACGGCGCAGTTGGTGGTGATCAGCGGCAGGAAGATGCCCAGCGACTTGTACAGCGCCGGCATTATTTTCTTCATGACGATCTCGACGAACTGCACGAGCGCGGCGATGATGAGGATGAAGGCCAGCGTGTAGAGATATTCGAGGCCGAGCGGCACGAGCAGGAAGTTGTAGGCCAGCCAGGTCATCACCGACGAGAAGGTGATCACGAACACCACGGCCAGTCCCATGCCCCTGGCCGTCTCCAGTTTGCCGGAAACGCCGAGGAACGGGCAGCAGCCGAGGAAGCGCATGAAAACGATGTTGTTGACGAAGATGGAGCTGATCAGCAGACCCAGCAGATTCATTTGCCCTCACCGTCCTTTTTCGCGGCGCAGTCCGTCTTGCGGCACGCGCCCGCCAGCGCGCAGCCGCTGCACGAACCGAGTTCGGCCCAGCCGTCGTAAGCGGGTTCGGCCAGAGGCGCGCGACTTTTCAGTTCCTTGCGGATTTTGAGCTGATGCATGACGGCCATGAGCACGCCCAGCACGATGAAGCCGCCCGGAGCGAGGATAGCCAGCAGCGCGGGCTGGTAGAAACCGGGCGCGAAAACTTGGACGCCGAAGACCGCGCCGGCGCCGATCAGCTCGCGGATGGCGCCGATGACGATGAGCGCCAGCGTGAAACCGAGCCCCATGCCCAGACCGTCGCAGGCCGAAGCGAAGACGCCGTTTTTGGAGGCGAACGCTTC
This sequence is a window from Pyramidobacter sp. YE332. Protein-coding genes within it:
- a CDS encoding electron transport complex subunit E, encoding MGNPLKTIINGLFAENPIFVLVLGMCPTIAVTSSAMNGLSMGLAATAVLIGSNVAISALRRAIPDEIRIPSFIVVIAGFVTVLQLVIAAYFPALDKALGIFIPLIVVNCIILARAEAFASKNGVFASACDGLGMGLGFTLALIVIGAIRELIGAGAVFGVQVFAPGFYQPALLAILAPGGFIVLGVLMAVMHQLKIRKELKSRAPLAEPAYDGWAELGSCSGCALAGACRKTDCAAKKDGEGK
- a CDS encoding RnfABCDGE type electron transport complex subunit B, which codes for MTAIVYPMFVMGGLGVVFGCLLAFASKKFAVAVDPRQIKIRAALPGANCGGCGYPGCDGYAEGCVLGACALNKCVVGGAPVAEKIAEIMGVSADGAEPEVAFVRCQGIFDKTHKDCVYLGIGDCQSASVVPGRGPTSCAFACMGFGTCVKACKFDAIHVINGVAKVDRDKCVGCKACVEACPRGIIAMVPKKKTVHVACSNPMPGAFVRKVCTIGCIGCQMCVKVCPKQTISMKGALAVIDPSNCINCGLCASKCPVHAINNSKAKPVVVPPASVA
- the rsxA gene encoding electron transport complex subunit RsxA — translated: MNLLGLLISSIFVNNIVFMRFLGCCPFLGVSGKLETARGMGLAVVFVITFSSVMTWLAYNFLLVPLGLEYLYTLAFILIIAALVQFVEIVMKKIMPALYKSLGIFLPLITTNCAVLGVAVINMNEKYDLLTAVVNAFGTAVGYMLAIVMMAGIREKIELNAEMPRCMRGLPIALITAGLMSIAFMGFSGLVK
- a CDS encoding alpha/beta hydrolase; translation: MTPNVPLLLLPGLAGGADCWGQPFLAALRRAGATPLLYAPPRDYSFARAVAAAAAQIERRGAPCAVLGWSMGAEVALRLALERPELVASLVLCAACADQPASAQRNAALRELLEAPWPRWHKLLMRAVMPQFLRERPAAALNFMRLTAARRTPDDALLWNAQREALKAAPPLNPVLPRIKQPALVCAGEHDLLFPPEEVEKLAAALPDARFRLFPAGHAVMYDCPEELAQTIAAFLAAVV
- a CDS encoding Fic family protein → MNDVDEKSLRNARRLYESGDVDHVEVGTVAGLRRIHEALFGGLYDFAGQIRTCNISRGNFRFANCLYLQEALRAIEKMPENSFEEIVAKYVEMNVAHPFMEGNGRAMRIWLDLMLRKKLRRVVDWQNVDKALYLQAMERSPVNDLELRCLLLPNLTDRIDDREVIFKGLEQSYWYEGHRR